The window TTCACAAACACATTTTTTCTTTAATTccatttttatttattgaacAGTATCAGTAAGAAAACAGGGTGTTGGGAATAAGTTTTGTACAAAACTTCATAAGTGAGGAGAAACAGAAGCTCTAATCCATCCTGGCTTTCAGGGTTCGTGTGGTAATCTTGTCTTTTTCACTGTCAGGGAAAAAAAAAGCAGAATATTAATTTCAGCAGACCTAGAATTaccttttaaacaaaatcaaactcATTTCTGTGTGCACCAACTTTGTCTTAACATTTATTCTTTACAACTTCTATCTcaatatttttatgttcagctcaAACTTAATTTTAGCATTTTgactttaaaggcacacttggcagttttgcttgcttttagcgccccctagtgtcccttattatctgtggtcaaagcaaaagtgaaacttatgtcctcactgtgtgttcatctttttaacacctaaatctaactgctgaaatgtctccccagccttcattattgtccacaggagtgattcatctctaaattaaacaaatcagatgagttcatgatctaaaacatccaGGAAACGTGCTAGAagaagactgcagtgccaggtatgtcagcccaATTTCAAATACACAGGTGGcctcccgccagtctgaagttgcaagtgtggtgttctggccacagagggcggtgggtgtCTGAGTAGCAtttcattaaacctgtaaagggtcattttagcgcatACTGGCTCGATTAAATGATTTAAATTATGAAAAGGTTTCCAAGTATAAAACTTGGAAACCTGACAAAAATCTCCAAACTGGAAAAAAAGAAGACATTTTACTTTCATACATTTTAAGTAATAAATGTGAAAGAATTAAGGGAAAAAATAGACAACAAAAGCCATCTGTGAGGGCAACTGGAGTAAATGCAAACAGCATCAGTAACACAAACAACGTGAAGTCAATTTCAAACAGAACGCGGAATGTATGCGTCCGGGTTCCGTATGGCTTCCACAAAGATCAAAAATAATTTAGTCCAAACAGAGCTGTCACAGTGCAAGCGGATCTGGCATGCGGGGCAGCCGAAAGTTTGTGCATTAAGTCTGTTTTTGTCCAGATGCTGCATGTGGATCATCATGGAGTTAAAGAAATGACATgagtcagacaggaagtgagacgtgttTGAGGGAAGTTCATTCggtagatttcaaaataaaacttgtaTTATTTTTGctggattttattttattattaatgaCAATATCAGTTCACACAGTGGATGATAGTTcgcataattttttatttttaaacattttgtgtCAAATTTCTAATCATTTGGTGCTCTCGTGGGAGCAGAAATAAGGAAACATGGCTGCCTGTCCAGAAACCAGACCGCCTCCATGCTGCTTTCGGAAACACCTGTAAGAATGACAACCAGACCGGAGTTTACTTACATAACATGAACGACCACTCCCATACCGGACACGGCGTCCCGGTCGACAGCATTCAGCATCGCCTGAGAGATGGTCTCAAACAGATCCTCTGGTTCCTGCAGGATCACCAACATTTCTCATTATTCCTTAAGTAAATATTTCTGACATGAACTCGGGTAAAAACTCGCTTTAATCATAATCCACATGGCAGAGCAAGCACACGGACCTCCATATGCCCACCAGAGACAAATCAACACTCCTCCATGGCGAACAGAGAACACTAACCATGTCGGGCTCCCACAAAGACTCGCACATGCCGTACATCTGCTCCGAGCAGGTCCCGCTCACAACAAAATCTTCAGTCACCATGGGGCAGCCAATCAAATCCAAGGAGCAGATGAAGGGTTCAAAGCTTTTAGGATCTAGTCCAGCAATCACTGGCTCAATGTAGTATGGCCCAAACCTAAGGATTTAAAAAATACCAGACATTAATCATGTAATCctttagagcagggattcccaaagtgtggtgcgcgcacccccagagctgccgctagggggtgcgcgaggtgaaaagtgtaatggctgcggagctcagagaagtctgtcatatgtcaccattagcatagccagaaactcatttgtgggtgggcctaagaaaaagtaagtgggcacaataaatgtaattgaaaacaagtatatttttgcgcgcgagcgcgtgtcctccacatgtgccctagcttcataataacaatgcgccgagcttcagcactctggcctgcgcacgccgatatgttcagtatttgatcatttttaacgatgttggagaaatctgaaggtggtgagtcattctggcagattgtaattaacacctgtctcatgcaggtgttctgacgttgtaaacctcacacacagaacattgtggatgtaacaaaataacaagaaatgattcccattcaggctatattgacagcgcgctgaagatctgaagttcagagtgcgtctgtcagaggtcagacgcgttccggctgaaccacggctcacgtgtgcacaagtgagcacatctgggctgggcagaagtcattttacaacattggtttaaatagcgcgagacgcggtgactggagcggctgtgccgcgcgcacacacacagattcaataagcgcacacgctgctttaactccggcgcgctgtcagactgaaggcagaaatgaacgctgcctccaccgtgataaaaacttttaagaggctatttttcattcaaggtcaaattaagatattagcttctgggatgagtagggtccgctccagccagtgactcctcatgaacctgaccacatttcacgttactgcagcatttgttgttccagtccgcatgacagcggatcgcagattcagccacaccataaaacagcaataagtcggtctgaggtcaaagtgaacatcatggctatatcttgtcccctatagacatttgattatgcacaa is drawn from Nothobranchius furzeri strain GRZ-AD chromosome 4, NfurGRZ-RIMD1, whole genome shotgun sequence and contains these coding sequences:
- the psmb3 gene encoding proteasome subunit beta type-3, yielding MSIMSYNGGAVMAMRGKNCVAIAADRRFGIQAQMVTTDFQKIFPMGDRLYIGLAGLATDVQTVAQRLKFRLNLYELKEGRQIKPKTFMSMVSNLLYERRFGPYYIEPVIAGLDPKSFEPFICSLDLIGCPMVTEDFVVSGTCSEQMYGMCESLWEPDMEPEDLFETISQAMLNAVDRDAVSGMGVVVHVIEKDKITTRTLKARMD